Proteins encoded by one window of Erythrobacter sp.:
- a CDS encoding holo-ACP synthase, protein MIVGLGSDLCNIERIQNSLDRWGERFRARVFTDVENAKAARRPHTMAGTYAKRFAAKEAFSKAVGTGFKRGVFMKDIGVVNAPSGAPTLALTGGAAARLAELTPAGHVATIHVTLTDDHPWAQAFVIIEVHPA, encoded by the coding sequence ATGATCGTCGGTCTCGGTTCGGACCTGTGCAATATCGAGCGGATCCAGAACTCGCTCGACCGCTGGGGCGAGCGGTTCCGGGCGCGTGTGTTCACCGATGTCGAGAACGCCAAGGCCGCGCGCCGTCCGCACACGATGGCGGGTACCTATGCCAAGCGTTTCGCCGCCAAGGAAGCTTTCTCCAAGGCGGTCGGCACGGGGTTCAAGCGCGGGGTGTTCATGAAGGATATCGGCGTGGTCAACGCCCCCAGCGGCGCGCCCACGCTCGCGCTCACGGGCGGGGCGGCGGCGCGGCTGGCTGAACTGACGCCTGCCGGGCATGTGGCGACGATCCACGTCACGCTGACCGACGATCACCCGTGGGCCCAGGCCTTCGTGATTATCGAAGTGCACCCGGCATGA
- the coxB gene encoding cytochrome c oxidase subunit II encodes MNFADLVRRKLQFLTLALAAVGLSAALVPSAGAQDLNDNPSLVETNAPDQAGAAAPGADTSVTADATVTESAPAFEYFGPGMIKGQPTPYEEDAMASLTFQDQYTANGDYALSMHDAILMPIITVISLFVLALLLWVIVRYNRRRNQVPSRTSHNTLIEIVWTVVPVIILVVIAVPSITLLARQYQAPPADAITIKANGYQWYWGYEYVDNGGFEVISNMLDESASLDAGEPFQLAVDNRMVVPVGVPIRLQTFGSDVIHSFGIPSLWFKLDAVPGRINEKILVIEEEGIYYGQCMELCGARHGYMPIAIEARSLEDYNAWVQSQPGGQTRAQIEAAEAAAAAPAPAPAAATDAEAPAADPAAPAPAA; translated from the coding sequence ATGAATTTCGCCGACCTTGTCCGCAGGAAGCTGCAATTCCTCACGCTGGCGCTGGCCGCAGTAGGCCTTTCCGCTGCGCTGGTGCCCTCGGCTGGCGCGCAGGACCTGAACGACAATCCCTCGCTTGTGGAAACGAATGCTCCCGATCAGGCTGGCGCTGCCGCTCCCGGTGCAGACACCAGTGTGACAGCGGATGCGACCGTGACCGAGTCCGCTCCGGCCTTCGAATACTTCGGCCCGGGCATGATCAAGGGCCAGCCCACGCCCTATGAAGAAGATGCGATGGCGTCGCTCACCTTCCAGGATCAGTACACCGCCAACGGCGACTATGCCTTGTCGATGCACGACGCGATCCTGATGCCGATCATCACGGTAATTTCGCTGTTCGTCCTCGCGTTGCTGCTGTGGGTGATCGTGCGCTACAACCGCCGCCGCAACCAGGTGCCTTCGCGCACGAGCCACAACACCCTGATCGAAATCGTCTGGACGGTTGTCCCTGTCATCATCCTGGTGGTGATCGCCGTGCCGTCGATCACCCTGCTGGCGCGCCAGTACCAGGCCCCCCCGGCAGACGCGATCACCATCAAGGCCAATGGCTACCAGTGGTACTGGGGCTACGAATATGTCGACAACGGCGGGTTCGAAGTGATTTCGAATATGCTCGACGAAAGTGCCTCGCTTGATGCCGGTGAACCGTTCCAGTTGGCGGTGGACAACCGCATGGTTGTGCCGGTCGGCGTGCCGATCCGCTTGCAGACCTTCGGGTCTGACGTGATCCACTCGTTCGGCATCCCCTCGCTGTGGTTCAAGCTCGACGCGGTGCCCGGTCGCATCAACGAGAAGATCCTCGTGATCGAGGAAGAGGGCATCTACTACGGCCAGTGCATGGAACTGTGCGGCGCGCGCCACGGCTATATGCCGATCGCTATCGAAGCCCGTTCACTCGAAGACTACAACGCCTGGGTGCAGAGCCAGCCGGGCGGGCAGACCCGCGCGCAGATCGAAGCGGCGGAAGCTGCTGCCGCTGCGCCTGCTCCGGCCCCTGCCGCCGCCACCGATGCCGAAGCGCCCGCAGCCGATCCCGCTGCGCCCGCTCCTGCCGCCTGA
- a CDS encoding SURF1 family protein encodes MVMLGFWQLGRADEKAVMIAGFADAQQLPPVRLENLRTTEELLYRNVTISCSRPFQWQAVAGRNLAGQTGYVHRYTCLQQSMPPRSEGGPLREIYGVIGWSQSPQRVDWNGGELVGVLAPMGEQFKVVATTPQAGLEPAAVPDPNDLPNNHLAYAGQWFFFALTALVIYWLALRRRWRESK; translated from the coding sequence ATGGTCATGCTGGGGTTCTGGCAGCTTGGGCGGGCAGACGAGAAGGCGGTGATGATTGCGGGCTTTGCCGATGCGCAGCAATTGCCGCCGGTGCGGCTGGAGAACCTCCGGACTACCGAAGAGCTGTTATATCGCAATGTGACGATTTCCTGTAGCCGTCCATTCCAATGGCAAGCCGTCGCTGGGCGGAACTTGGCTGGTCAGACAGGGTATGTCCACCGCTATACTTGTTTGCAGCAATCGATGCCGCCTCGCAGTGAAGGAGGGCCACTCCGTGAGATTTACGGTGTCATTGGCTGGTCCCAATCGCCTCAGCGGGTGGATTGGAACGGGGGCGAACTTGTGGGCGTTCTCGCGCCGATGGGGGAGCAATTCAAGGTAGTCGCCACGACGCCGCAGGCCGGACTAGAGCCTGCGGCAGTCCCCGATCCCAACGACCTGCCCAACAACCACCTCGCCTACGCCGGGCAGTGGTTCTTCTTCGCGCTCACTGCGCTGGTGATCTACTGGCTGGCGCTGCGGCGGCGCTGGCGGGAGAGCAAATAG
- a CDS encoding heme o synthase, whose protein sequence is MPADWRDFFALTKPKVMRLVVFTGLCGLLAAPGSIHPVIGFTAILCIALAAGGAGALNMWWEADIDAKMKRTMRRPLPTGAIRREDARDFGLLLSGASVMVMGLAVHWLAAAVLAFSIFFYVVIYTMWLKPRTPQNIVIGGAAGAFPPLIGWIAVTGEITLMPVLLFAIIFMWTPPHFWALALWVKIDYAEAGIPMMPVAAGEVSTRRQILLYSLLLLPLAAVPWYIGGTGAIYGGAALALTGLFFALSVPVGLRRAVEGDGMKPEKRLFAYSIFYLFALFGALVVDNWVLA, encoded by the coding sequence ATGCCGGCGGACTGGCGCGATTTCTTCGCGCTGACCAAGCCCAAGGTCATGCGGCTGGTGGTGTTTACCGGCCTGTGCGGCCTGCTGGCGGCACCCGGCTCGATCCATCCGGTAATCGGCTTCACCGCCATCCTGTGCATCGCGTTGGCTGCGGGGGGCGCGGGTGCGCTCAACATGTGGTGGGAAGCCGATATCGACGCCAAGATGAAGCGCACCATGCGCCGCCCGCTCCCCACCGGGGCGATCCGGCGCGAGGATGCGCGCGATTTCGGCCTGCTGCTATCGGGCGCGTCGGTAATGGTGATGGGGCTGGCGGTGCACTGGCTCGCCGCCGCGGTGCTGGCCTTCTCGATCTTTTTCTACGTGGTGATCTACACCATGTGGCTCAAGCCGCGCACGCCGCAGAACATCGTGATCGGCGGAGCCGCCGGGGCCTTTCCGCCGCTGATCGGCTGGATCGCGGTGACGGGCGAGATCACGCTGATGCCGGTGCTGCTGTTCGCGATCATCTTCATGTGGACGCCGCCGCACTTCTGGGCGCTCGCGCTCTGGGTCAAGATCGACTACGCCGAAGCGGGTATTCCGATGATGCCAGTGGCTGCGGGTGAGGTTTCCACCCGCCGCCAGATACTGCTCTATTCGCTGCTGCTGCTCCCGCTCGCTGCCGTGCCCTGGTATATCGGCGGGACCGGCGCGATCTACGGCGGGGCGGCGCTAGCGCTTACGGGCCTATTCTTCGCCTTGTCGGTTCCCGTCGGTCTTCGCCGCGCGGTGGAAGGCGATGGCATGAAGCCCGAAAAGCGCCTGTTCGCCTATTCCATATTCTATCTCTTCGCGCTGTTCGGGGCGCTGGTGGTCGACAATTGGGTGCTCGCATGA
- the lepB gene encoding signal peptidase I yields the protein MSGTPAPDGKERINWWAEARGLALMLLAVLAFHTFIAKPFYIPSASMVPNLLVGDRLVVSKYPYGWSWVSASFHVLPRESWRIAPATPEYGDVVIVVPPDRAEDYIKRVVALPGDTIAMVDGQIVLNGQPVPQDMEPPVRLPAENDNLCARGDGFDSPCLDDFEPYRVTLEDGTQVYEPPTYRETLPNGASYLIIDHRKQGLDDMEPVTVPDGHVFLMGDNRDHSADSRADAAPFGNGLGGPVPLSSVGGRAEFITFSLDGRSTFNPLTWWDALRGGRAWTSLRPEIRPVP from the coding sequence ATGAGCGGCACTCCGGCTCCGGACGGCAAGGAGCGCATCAACTGGTGGGCCGAGGCCCGCGGGCTGGCGCTGATGCTGCTCGCGGTGCTGGCCTTCCACACCTTCATTGCCAAGCCGTTCTACATCCCCAGCGCCAGCATGGTGCCCAACCTGCTGGTGGGGGACCGGCTGGTGGTGAGCAAATATCCCTACGGCTGGAGCTGGGTTTCGGCCAGTTTCCACGTGCTCCCGCGCGAAAGCTGGCGGATTGCCCCCGCTACCCCCGAATATGGCGACGTGGTGATCGTCGTGCCGCCGGACCGGGCGGAGGATTACATCAAGCGGGTAGTCGCCCTGCCCGGCGATACCATTGCCATGGTAGACGGCCAGATCGTCCTCAACGGCCAGCCCGTACCGCAGGATATGGAACCGCCGGTGCGCCTGCCCGCCGAAAACGACAACCTCTGCGCGCGCGGTGACGGGTTCGACAGCCCGTGCCTCGACGATTTCGAACCCTACCGCGTTACGCTGGAAGACGGCACTCAGGTTTACGAGCCACCGACCTACCGGGAAACTCTTCCCAATGGCGCGAGTTACCTCATCATCGATCATCGCAAACAGGGGCTTGATGACATGGAACCGGTAACCGTGCCCGATGGCCATGTCTTCCTGATGGGCGACAACCGCGACCATTCGGCAGACAGCCGCGCGGATGCCGCGCCGTTCGGCAATGGGCTTGGCGGCCCTGTGCCGCTGTCCAGTGTCGGCGGGCGAGCGGAATTCATTACTTTCTCGCTCGATGGCCGCTCCACCTTCAACCCGCTGACATGGTGGGACGCGCTACGCGGTGGGCGCGCGTGGACGAGCCTGCGACCTGAAATCAGGCCGGTACCATGA
- a CDS encoding pyridoxine 5'-phosphate synthase: protein MTKHLRLGVNIDHVATIRNARGGDHPDPVRAAEIVARCGGDGITAHLREDRRHIRDDDLRRIQAATDLPLNLEMAATEEMLAIALAHMPHAACIVPEKREERTTEGGLDAAGLHNHLQPIVTRLKDAGIRVSLFIEASELQLDAALRLGVPVVEFHTGEYAHAEGEQRAVELKRIAEMAALAAKNGIEPHAGHGLTYENVQPIAAIPQLAELNIGHYLIGEAIFEGLEPAVLKMRELMDLAR, encoded by the coding sequence ATGACAAAGCACCTGAGGCTCGGCGTCAATATCGATCACGTCGCCACGATCCGCAATGCGCGCGGCGGGGATCATCCTGATCCGGTGCGCGCGGCGGAGATTGTCGCGCGCTGCGGCGGGGACGGGATCACTGCGCACCTGCGCGAAGACCGGCGGCATATCCGTGACGACGACCTGCGCCGCATCCAGGCAGCGACCGACCTGCCGCTCAACCTGGAAATGGCCGCGACCGAGGAAATGCTCGCCATCGCGCTGGCGCACATGCCGCACGCGGCCTGCATCGTCCCCGAAAAGCGCGAGGAGCGCACCACCGAAGGCGGGCTCGACGCGGCGGGGCTGCACAACCATCTCCAGCCGATCGTCACCCGGCTGAAGGACGCAGGCATCCGCGTGTCGCTGTTTATCGAGGCGAGTGAACTGCAACTCGATGCCGCGCTGCGGCTCGGCGTGCCGGTGGTGGAATTCCACACCGGCGAATATGCCCATGCGGAAGGCGAGCAGCGCGCGGTCGAACTCAAGCGCATCGCCGAAATGGCCGCGCTCGCCGCCAAGAACGGCATCGAGCCGCACGCGGGTCATGGCCTCACCTACGAAAACGTCCAGCCGATCGCCGCGATCCCGCAACTGGCGGAGCTCAACATCGGCCACTACCTGATCGGAGAGGCGATTTTCGAAGGGCTGGAACCGGCCGTACTGAAAATGCGCGAACTGATGGATCTGGCGCGGTGA
- a CDS encoding orotate phosphoribosyltransferase, whose translation MTTDEVLAEFRASGALLEGHFKLSSGRHSGHYLQCARVLMNPHRAAMLAEALAARIPGHILDSLDAVASPAMGGIIIGHEMGRALHLDAMFLERPDGEFHLRRGFALKPGARVLMVEDVVTTGLSSREAIAAVGREGGKVLAEVALVDRSNGTVDLGVPFFPLIDIDFPTYAEDEVPPELAVIPVTKPGSRK comes from the coding sequence ATGACCACCGACGAAGTTCTCGCCGAATTCCGCGCCAGCGGTGCGCTGCTCGAAGGACATTTCAAGCTCAGCTCGGGCCGCCATTCGGGGCATTACCTGCAATGCGCACGGGTGCTGATGAACCCGCACCGCGCGGCCATGCTGGCAGAAGCGCTGGCGGCGCGGATACCGGGGCACATTCTCGATTCGCTCGATGCCGTGGCCAGCCCGGCGATGGGCGGGATCATCATCGGCCACGAAATGGGCCGCGCGCTGCATCTCGATGCGATGTTCCTCGAACGGCCCGATGGAGAGTTCCACCTGCGCCGCGGCTTTGCACTGAAGCCGGGCGCGCGGGTGCTGATGGTGGAGGACGTCGTCACCACTGGCCTGTCGAGCCGCGAAGCGATCGCCGCCGTGGGTCGCGAGGGCGGCAAGGTGCTGGCCGAAGTCGCGCTCGTGGACCGTTCGAACGGCACGGTCGATCTGGGCGTGCCGTTCTTCCCGCTGATCGACATCGATTTCCCGACCTACGCGGAGGATGAAGTGCCGCCCGAACTGGCCGTGATCCCGGTGACCAAGCCGGGGAGTCGGAAGTAA
- a CDS encoding cytochrome c oxidase assembly protein yields MTTATLEDRNRRTMLMAFAGALAMLGLGFAAVPLYDLFCRVTGFGGTTQVATEAEANLAERLGLSSGGQTYSIRFDANTARDMPWHFRPVQVTDTVSIGQRDMATYIARNNSSVAITGTATFNVEPEAAGRYFNKIQCFCFVEQTLQPGEEVRMPVLYFVDPAALDDPNMQGVEQITLSYTFHRALEQPEVNPEPTEEAS; encoded by the coding sequence ATGACGACTGCTACCCTCGAAGATCGCAATCGCCGCACCATGTTGATGGCCTTTGCCGGGGCGTTGGCCATGCTCGGCCTCGGCTTTGCCGCAGTCCCGCTTTACGATCTGTTCTGCCGCGTCACCGGCTTCGGTGGAACGACCCAGGTGGCGACCGAAGCCGAGGCAAACCTGGCCGAGCGGCTGGGGCTCAGTTCCGGCGGTCAGACCTATTCGATCCGCTTCGATGCCAATACCGCGCGGGATATGCCGTGGCACTTCCGCCCGGTGCAGGTGACCGACACCGTTTCCATCGGCCAGCGCGACATGGCGACCTATATCGCCCGCAACAATTCCAGCGTGGCGATCACCGGCACTGCCACCTTCAATGTCGAACCGGAAGCGGCGGGGCGCTATTTCAACAAGATCCAATGCTTCTGCTTTGTCGAACAGACCCTGCAACCGGGCGAGGAAGTCCGGATGCCGGTACTCTATTTCGTCGATCCGGCGGCGCTGGACGATCCCAACATGCAGGGGGTGGAGCAGATCACGCTGAGCTACACCTTCCACCGCGCTCTCGAACAACCCGAAGTCAACCCCGAACCCACCGAAGAAGCAAGCTAA
- a CDS encoding threonine synthase, whose translation MRYVSTRGSAPALDFKGVTLAGLASDGGLYVPERWPRFTEAQIAAMAGLPYAELAVRVMTPFVAGSLTEDELRDLCTAAYGRFSHAAVTPLTQFDQQHWLLELFHGPTLAFKDVALQLLGRLFEHFLKGSDDHLTIVGATSGDTGSAAIDAVAGRSQVDIFMLHPHGRVSDVQRRQMTTVLAPNVHNIAIDGSFDDAQATVKRMFVDAEMTGKYRISAVNSINWARLMAQVVYYFAAALQLGAPQRRVAFSVPTGNFGDVFAGYVAHAMGLPVERLIVATNINDILHRALSSGDYSAGQVTPTDAPSMDIQVSSNFERLLYDLGGRDGAALAEQMRGFEASKAMQLTNAQRQGAAALFTSARADADEMARAMAWAAEKCGEIIDPHTAIGLHAARVAGIDPAVPVVTLATAHPAKFCDAVERATGHRPALPTRVGDLFEREERYDSLPGTYEAVRDYVAERATLSS comes from the coding sequence ATGCGATACGTCTCCACCCGCGGCTCTGCCCCGGCGCTCGATTTCAAGGGCGTCACCCTTGCCGGCCTTGCCAGCGACGGTGGGCTTTACGTCCCCGAACGCTGGCCGCGCTTTACCGAGGCCCAGATCGCGGCAATGGCGGGCCTGCCCTATGCCGAACTGGCAGTGCGGGTGATGACCCCTTTCGTTGCGGGCAGTCTTACCGAGGACGAACTGCGCGATCTGTGCACCGCCGCCTATGGCCGCTTTTCGCACGCCGCCGTCACCCCGCTCACCCAGTTCGACCAGCAGCACTGGCTGCTCGAACTGTTCCACGGCCCGACGCTGGCGTTCAAGGATGTGGCGCTGCAACTGCTCGGGCGGCTATTCGAGCATTTCCTGAAGGGTAGCGACGATCACCTGACCATCGTCGGCGCGACCAGCGGGGATACCGGCAGCGCCGCGATCGACGCAGTAGCGGGGCGCAGCCAAGTCGATATCTTCATGCTGCATCCACACGGCCGAGTGAGCGACGTGCAGCGCCGCCAGATGACCACGGTGCTCGCACCGAATGTCCACAATATCGCCATCGACGGCAGCTTCGACGACGCGCAGGCCACGGTGAAGCGGATGTTCGTCGATGCCGAGATGACCGGCAAGTACCGCATCAGCGCGGTCAATTCGATCAACTGGGCGCGGCTGATGGCGCAGGTGGTCTATTACTTCGCCGCCGCCCTGCAACTGGGTGCGCCGCAGCGGCGGGTGGCCTTCAGCGTGCCGACCGGCAATTTCGGCGATGTCTTCGCGGGCTATGTCGCGCACGCGATGGGCCTGCCGGTCGAGCGGCTGATCGTGGCGACCAATATCAACGACATTCTCCACCGCGCACTTTCCAGCGGCGACTATTCGGCGGGCCAGGTCACTCCCACCGACGCGCCGAGCATGGACATCCAGGTGTCGAGCAATTTCGAACGGCTGCTCTACGATCTCGGCGGGCGCGATGGCGCGGCCTTGGCGGAGCAGATGCGCGGGTTCGAGGCGAGCAAGGCGATGCAGTTGACCAATGCGCAGCGGCAGGGTGCGGCGGCGCTGTTCACCAGCGCGCGGGCTGATGCCGATGAAATGGCGCGGGCGATGGCATGGGCTGCGGAGAAGTGCGGCGAGATCATCGATCCGCACACTGCCATCGGCCTCCACGCCGCGCGGGTTGCGGGGATCGATCCGGCAGTGCCGGTTGTGACACTGGCGACCGCGCACCCGGCCAAGTTCTGCGACGCGGTGGAACGCGCCACCGGCCACCGCCCCGCGCTCCCCACGCGTGTGGGCGATCTGTTTGAGCGCGAGGAGCGTTACGACAGCTTGCCCGGCACCTACGAGGCGGTGCGCGACTACGTGGCGGAGCGCGCCACTCTTTCGTCGTGA
- a CDS encoding cytochrome c oxidase subunit 3, with product MAGAKNHDYHILEPDIWPFIGALSALVFTSGMVLFMHGDAGEFGETSWRIVLGLGIAGLIATFFAWFTNIVKEAQRGDHTPVVQLHLRYGMILFIASEVMFFVGWFWSWFDFALFPAPVREVGDNIWENIIGQEGAAALATFPAQGIHVLDPFALPLLNTIILLCSGTTVTWAHHALIHGDRDGLKKGLWLTIALGVLFSAIQAYEYSHASFGFGGVNYSSAFYMATGFHGFHVLVGTIFLSVCLFRVYKGHFTPRQHFGFEAAAWYWHFVDVVWLFLFVSVYVWGGWGAEIH from the coding sequence ATGGCCGGCGCCAAGAACCACGATTACCATATTCTCGAGCCCGATATCTGGCCGTTCATCGGCGCGCTTTCGGCGCTGGTTTTCACCAGCGGCATGGTGCTGTTCATGCACGGCGATGCGGGCGAATTCGGCGAAACCAGCTGGCGGATCGTGCTCGGCCTTGGCATCGCCGGGCTGATCGCCACGTTCTTCGCCTGGTTCACCAACATCGTCAAGGAAGCGCAGCGCGGCGATCACACGCCGGTAGTGCAGCTGCACCTGCGTTACGGCATGATCCTGTTCATCGCTTCGGAAGTGATGTTTTTCGTCGGCTGGTTCTGGTCCTGGTTCGATTTCGCGCTGTTCCCCGCTCCGGTGCGCGAAGTGGGTGACAATATCTGGGAAAACATCATCGGGCAGGAAGGCGCCGCCGCGCTGGCAACTTTCCCCGCGCAGGGCATCCACGTGCTCGATCCCTTCGCGCTGCCGCTGCTCAACACCATCATTCTGCTGTGCTCCGGCACCACCGTCACCTGGGCGCACCATGCGCTGATCCACGGTGATCGGGACGGGCTGAAGAAGGGCCTGTGGCTCACCATCGCGCTGGGCGTGCTGTTCTCCGCGATCCAGGCCTACGAATACAGCCACGCCAGCTTCGGCTTCGGCGGGGTGAACTATTCGAGCGCCTTCTACATGGCGACCGGGTTCCACGGCTTCCACGTGCTGGTCGGCACCATCTTCCTCTCCGTGTGCCTGTTCCGCGTGTACAAGGGCCACTTCACCCCGCGCCAGCACTTCGGCTTCGAAGCGGCAGCATGGTACTGGCACTTCGTCGACGTGGTGTGGCTGTTCCTCTTCGTCTCGGTCTATGTCTGGGGCGGCTGGGGTGCCGAAATCCACTAG
- a CDS encoding DUF983 domain-containing protein, whose amino-acid sequence MTAETPAKKGQPPTGQAALFGLCPRCGERTLFAGWVKFADRCTACGLDYAKFNVGDGPAAFLTFLIGAPIVALAIWLQLTVAPPWWVHVLLWLPLTIGGVIGGLRLVKGWLLVSEYRRGAAEHRHDGSDLS is encoded by the coding sequence GTGACGGCTGAAACGCCAGCAAAGAAGGGGCAGCCTCCCACGGGTCAGGCTGCCCTTTTCGGTTTGTGCCCGCGCTGCGGCGAGCGAACCCTGTTTGCGGGCTGGGTAAAATTCGCCGACCGCTGCACCGCCTGCGGGCTGGACTATGCGAAGTTCAACGTGGGAGATGGCCCGGCGGCCTTCCTGACCTTCCTGATTGGCGCACCGATTGTCGCGCTGGCGATCTGGCTGCAACTGACCGTCGCGCCGCCGTGGTGGGTGCATGTGCTACTGTGGCTGCCCTTGACCATTGGCGGCGTCATCGGCGGGCTGCGGCTGGTCAAGGGCTGGCTGCTTGTGAGCGAATATCGGCGCGGGGCGGCGGAACACCGGCATGACGGGAGTGATCTGTCGTGA
- the ctaD gene encoding cytochrome c oxidase subunit I: MATTADNFVAHNDTHDAHHGADHKPGFFARWFMSTNHKDIGTLYLIFAIIAGIVGGGISGAMRLELAEPGLQWLGMFVDWLGGDGSSFDQQGHMWNVLITAHGLIMVFFMVMPAMIGGFGNWFVPLMIGAPDMAFPRMNNISFWLTVAGFMSLLFSLFVPGGTGMGAGVGWTVYAPLSTTASQGPAVDFAIFSLHLAGAGSILGATNFITTIFNMRAPGMTLHKMPLFVWSVLVTAFLLLLALPVLAAAITMLITDRNFGTTFFTAAGGGDPVLYQHLFWFFGHPEVYIMILPGFGMISQIVATFSRKPVFGYLGMAYAMVAIGVVGFIVWAHHMYTVGLDVNTKMYFTAATMVIAVPTGIKIFSWIATMWGGSIEFKSPMVWAMGFIFLFTVGGVTGVVLANGGIDDNLHDTYYVVAHFHYVLSMGAVFSIFAGFYYWFPKMSGRWHSELLSHVHFWLFFIGVNVVFFPMHFLGMQGMARRYPDFPAAYAHWNEVASYGYLIVLASVAVFFINLAYAFTVGKRAAGNYWGEGATTLEWSLSSPPPFHQFETLPVIEDHHSHDDHISERPATA, encoded by the coding sequence ATGGCCACCACCGCCGACAACTTCGTCGCTCACAACGATACCCATGACGCGCACCATGGTGCCGATCACAAGCCGGGCTTCTTCGCCCGCTGGTTCATGTCCACCAACCACAAGGACATCGGCACTCTTTATCTGATCTTCGCGATCATCGCCGGGATCGTAGGCGGCGGCATTTCGGGCGCGATGCGGCTCGAACTGGCAGAGCCGGGCCTGCAATGGCTGGGCATGTTCGTCGACTGGCTGGGCGGGGACGGCTCCAGTTTCGACCAGCAGGGCCACATGTGGAACGTGCTGATTACCGCGCACGGCCTGATCATGGTGTTCTTCATGGTCATGCCCGCCATGATCGGCGGCTTCGGCAACTGGTTCGTGCCGCTGATGATCGGCGCGCCGGACATGGCCTTCCCGCGCATGAACAACATCTCGTTCTGGCTGACCGTGGCGGGCTTCATGTCGCTGCTGTTCTCGCTGTTCGTGCCCGGCGGCACGGGCATGGGTGCGGGCGTAGGCTGGACGGTCTATGCTCCGCTATCGACCACGGCCTCGCAAGGCCCGGCGGTCGACTTCGCGATCTTCTCGCTCCACCTCGCGGGCGCAGGCTCGATCCTGGGGGCGACCAACTTCATCACCACCATCTTCAACATGCGCGCGCCGGGTATGACCCTGCACAAGATGCCGCTATTCGTCTGGTCGGTGCTGGTAACGGCCTTCCTGCTGCTGCTCGCGCTGCCGGTGCTGGCTGCGGCGATCACCATGCTGATTACCGACCGCAACTTCGGCACCACCTTCTTCACCGCAGCGGGTGGCGGCGATCCGGTGCTGTACCAGCACCTGTTCTGGTTCTTCGGCCACCCGGAAGTCTACATCATGATCCTGCCGGGCTTCGGCATGATCAGCCAGATCGTGGCGACTTTCAGCCGCAAGCCGGTGTTCGGCTACCTCGGCATGGCCTATGCGATGGTCGCCATCGGTGTGGTCGGCTTCATCGTCTGGGCGCACCACATGTACACTGTGGGCCTCGACGTGAACACGAAGATGTACTTCACCGCCGCAACCATGGTGATCGCGGTGCCGACCGGCATCAAGATCTTCAGCTGGATTGCGACGATGTGGGGCGGTTCAATCGAGTTCAAATCGCCGATGGTATGGGCGATGGGCTTCATCTTCCTGTTCACCGTAGGCGGCGTAACCGGCGTCGTGCTGGCCAACGGCGGGATCGACGACAATCTGCACGATACCTACTACGTGGTGGCGCACTTCCACTACGTGCTGTCGATGGGTGCGGTGTTCTCGATCTTCGCGGGCTTTTACTACTGGTTCCCGAAGATGAGCGGCCGCTGGCATTCCGAACTGCTCAGCCACGTGCATTTCTGGCTGTTCTTCATCGGGGTGAACGTGGTGTTCTTCCCGATGCACTTCCTCGGCATGCAAGGCATGGCGCGCCGCTATCCGGACTTCCCGGCGGCCTATGCGCACTGGAACGAAGTGGCGAGCTACGGCTACCTGATCGTGCTGGCATCGGTGGCGGTGTTCTTCATCAACCTCGCCTATGCCTTTACCGTGGGCAAGCGCGCTGCGGGCAACTACTGGGGCGAAGGTGCAACCACGCTCGAATGGAGCCTGTCCAGCCCGCCGCCGTTCCACCAGTTCGAAACGCTGCCGGTGATCGAGGATCACCACAGCCACGACGATCACATCAGCGAGCGGCCCGCGACCGCCTGA